In a genomic window of Halobiforma lacisalsi AJ5:
- a CDS encoding IS630 family transposase has translation MKPHLSDYWSIPAENDADFVYHMEDVLDLYHEPYDETRPVICFDESSKALRGHESDPLPARPGAVARVDHRYERNGKQRIHFATEPLTGWVNVEVTERRRTTEFVDRMVELADDHYPDADCIRVVVDQLNTHNPAGFYQFFPPDEAQAYLDRFEFHYTPKKGSWLNMAEIELGVLKRQCLDRRIYHAATLRSEVAAWQDHRNAADRLIDWQFTIDDARIKLRRLYPVEIEVEEDRQVQG, from the coding sequence CTGAAACCGCATCTCTCTGACTACTGGTCGATCCCAGCCGAGAATGACGCTGACTTCGTCTACCACATGGAGGACGTTCTCGACCTCTACCACGAACCGTACGATGAGACGCGTCCAGTCATCTGCTTCGACGAGTCCAGCAAAGCACTCCGTGGCCACGAGAGCGACCCGCTCCCGGCGCGACCGGGAGCGGTCGCCCGTGTCGATCACCGCTACGAACGCAACGGAAAACAGCGGATTCACTTCGCCACGGAACCGTTGACTGGCTGGGTGAACGTCGAAGTCACCGAGCGGCGACGCACCACCGAGTTCGTCGACCGGATGGTTGAACTCGCAGATGACCACTACCCGGATGCGGACTGCATCCGGGTGGTGGTCGACCAGCTCAACACGCACAATCCTGCCGGCTTCTATCAGTTCTTTCCGCCGGATGAAGCTCAAGCGTACTTGGATCGATTCGAGTTCCACTACACGCCCAAGAAAGGAAGCTGGTTGAATATGGCCGAGATCGAACTGGGTGTGCTCAAACGGCAGTGTCTCGACCGTCGAATCTACCACGCAGCGACTCTCCGGTCGGAGGTCGCTGCGTGGCAAGATCATCGGAACGCGGCTGACCGACTCATCGACTGGCAATTCACCATCGACGACGCACGAATCAAGCTACGCCGGCTCTACCCGGTCGAAATTGAAGTCGAAGAAGACCGGCAAGTCCAGGGTTGA
- a CDS encoding helix-turn-helix domain-containing protein: protein MGAKKYVVELSEEDRNTLEWFISTGERKSEDNTRARILLKADDGLTDSEISEHVGCHPKTVANTREAYCDRGLAAIHRRKPDREYDVKMDGHAEAHLIRLACSEPPEGHARWTLHLLADELVTLDEIDFESISHETVRQRLKKHPETASL, encoded by the coding sequence ATGGGAGCGAAGAAATACGTCGTTGAGCTGTCCGAGGAAGACCGCAACACGCTTGAGTGGTTCATTTCGACCGGGGAGCGGAAGTCTGAGGATAACACCCGAGCACGGATTCTGCTGAAAGCAGATGACGGGCTCACTGATTCAGAAATCAGTGAGCACGTCGGCTGTCATCCCAAGACAGTTGCCAACACGCGCGAAGCCTACTGTGACCGAGGGCTCGCGGCGATTCATCGCCGCAAGCCCGACCGCGAATACGATGTCAAAATGGATGGCCACGCTGAAGCCCATCTCATTCGACTCGCCTGTAGCGAACCCCCGGAAGGACACGCTCGCTGGACGCTCCATCTCCTTGCTGACGAACTCGTGACGCTTGACGAGATCGACTTCGAGTCGATCTCTCACGAAACCGTCCGACAGCGTCTAAAAAAACACCCTGAAACCGCATCTCTCTGA
- a CDS encoding cupredoxin domain-containing protein — translation MTAALGGCLGDGNGDGNGNGNDDGQNGADTDGTSADEDDNATGYDTGLDELEAYDPVDRTGEDEVNIRVDPDGEGRFEPDPVVVERLATVKWTWGEPGYEIYPIDIPDPCRWSGNDTGAAHAWQFPFVGKYEIGCSRPDGDDFTGVMFVVEPGFDLESESD, via the coding sequence ATGACGGCGGCGCTCGGCGGCTGTCTCGGAGACGGGAACGGGGACGGAAACGGGAACGGGAACGACGACGGCCAGAACGGGGCGGATACCGACGGTACGAGCGCCGACGAAGACGACAACGCCACCGGATACGACACCGGGCTCGACGAACTCGAGGCGTACGATCCGGTCGACCGGACCGGCGAGGACGAAGTGAATATCCGGGTCGATCCCGACGGAGAAGGGCGGTTCGAGCCGGATCCGGTCGTGGTCGAACGGCTGGCGACGGTCAAGTGGACGTGGGGTGAACCCGGCTACGAGATTTACCCGATCGACATCCCCGACCCATGCCGGTGGAGCGGCAACGACACCGGAGCCGCCCACGCCTGGCAGTTCCCGTTCGTCGGCAAGTACGAGATCGGCTGCTCGAGGCCTGACGGAGACGACTTTACCGGCGTCATGTTCGTCGTCGAGCCCGGGTTCGATCTCGAGTCCGAGTCCGACTAA